The Thermodesulfobacteriota bacterium genome includes a window with the following:
- a CDS encoding site-specific integrase codes for MTDWYEKSMRASQLNGLGTRTQESYTRAMRMLCEFYSKTPDLVTEEELQEYFLHRRNVDHWSAATMRICYSGIRFFFINVLQRNWHTFEFLRADREKKLPAVLSREEVHSVLARVRTPHNHAFLSTVYSCGLRLQEALCLEVSDIDSGRVMIHVHRGKGAKDRMVPLPESTLAILRRHWLTHRHENLIFPALGRSGQGAATANNPMAKSSVQGALRHALREAGIRKKGVSVHTLRHSYATHLLEEGVNIRAIQRFMGHAALETTMIYLHLTQKGHEDAARIINHLMEDLTDGDD; via the coding sequence ATGACCGACTGGTACGAAAAATCTATGAGGGCATCGCAATTGAACGGCCTGGGCACGCGCACCCAGGAGTCATACACCCGTGCAATGCGTATGCTGTGCGAATTCTACAGCAAGACCCCTGACCTTGTCACTGAGGAAGAGCTCCAGGAGTACTTCCTCCACCGCAGAAACGTCGACCATTGGTCGGCAGCTACCATGCGGATATGTTACAGCGGCATCCGCTTCTTCTTCATCAATGTACTGCAGCGCAACTGGCACACCTTCGAGTTCCTGCGCGCCGACCGAGAAAAGAAGCTTCCCGCGGTGCTTTCCCGCGAAGAGGTCCATTCCGTTCTCGCCCGTGTTCGCACCCCCCATAACCATGCCTTTCTCTCCACCGTCTATTCCTGCGGCCTGCGTCTCCAGGAGGCCCTTTGCCTGGAAGTATCCGACATCGACAGCGGGCGGGTGATGATCCACGTCCACAGGGGCAAAGGCGCCAAGGACCGCATGGTGCCCCTGCCAGAGTCGACACTGGCCATCCTGCGCCGCCATTGGCTCACTCACCGCCATGAGAACCTGATCTTTCCGGCTTTGGGGCGCAGCGGCCAGGGAGCAGCTACGGCCAATAACCCCATGGCCAAAAGCAGCGTGCAGGGAGCATTACGCCATGCCCTTCGCGAGGCCGGCATTCGCAAAAAGGGGGTTTCGGTCCATACCCTTCGTCATTCTTATGCCACGCACCTCTTGGAAGAGGGAGTAAATATCCGGGCCATCCAGAGATTCATGGGACATGCAGCCCTGGAAACCACAATGATCTACCTCCACCTGACCCAGAAAGGGCATGAGGACGCGGCCCGGATCATCAATCACCTCATGGAGGATCTAACCGATGGGGATGATTAA
- a CDS encoding IS91 family transposase, whose product MGMINDIFRTYGPEYLRIYGETMPTEHKKVIAAIINCRTEGNGSFVYRCEKCGETHVVHRSCGNRHCPQCQGHKTRLWIERQLGRQLPGHHFMVTFTVPGEIRPFMRSHQRLTYAALFVASASAISILTENPKFVGSDISGFFGVLHTWGRQLQYHPHIHYVVPGGALSSQDGLWHPSNSAFYLPVKALSLIFRAKFRDRMEKAGFLNEISTEAWQKSWNVNCRAVGDGRASIKYLARYVFRVAITDSRIIKVEDGKVFFRYKKQKSNRLRTMELETAEFIRRFLQHVLPTGFMKVRYYGFLSPTSKVTLDEVRAKIELAYGFEVAEPAAELEPLQPMKCRQCGWTLKYIFFILPNRNIQGGPSG is encoded by the coding sequence ATGGGGATGATTAATGATATCTTTCGCACCTATGGCCCGGAATACCTTCGAATCTACGGCGAGACCATGCCGACCGAGCATAAAAAAGTCATCGCCGCCATTATTAATTGCCGCACGGAAGGAAACGGCTCGTTTGTCTACCGTTGCGAAAAATGCGGAGAGACACACGTGGTACATCGCTCGTGCGGCAACCGCCACTGCCCCCAATGCCAGGGCCATAAGACTAGGCTCTGGATCGAGCGACAGTTGGGACGACAGTTGCCCGGTCATCATTTCATGGTGACCTTCACCGTCCCGGGGGAAATCCGCCCTTTTATGCGCAGCCACCAGCGCCTTACCTATGCCGCCCTGTTTGTCGCCTCTGCAAGCGCCATAAGTATCCTGACCGAAAATCCCAAGTTCGTCGGCAGCGACATCTCAGGTTTCTTCGGCGTCCTGCATACCTGGGGGAGGCAGCTGCAGTACCACCCCCATATCCACTACGTGGTGCCGGGCGGGGCGCTCTCAAGTCAGGACGGCCTCTGGCACCCCTCTAACAGTGCCTTCTATCTCCCGGTAAAGGCCCTCTCCCTAATCTTCCGGGCCAAATTTCGTGACCGGATGGAAAAGGCCGGATTTCTCAACGAGATTAGCACTGAAGCCTGGCAAAAGAGCTGGAACGTGAACTGCCGGGCAGTGGGTGATGGCCGCGCAAGTATCAAGTACCTCGCCCGGTACGTCTTTCGCGTGGCCATCACGGACAGCCGCATCATCAAGGTGGAAGACGGCAAGGTCTTCTTTCGCTACAAAAAGCAGAAGAGCAACCGCCTGCGCACCATGGAGTTGGAGACGGCGGAGTTTATCCGCCGCTTTCTCCAGCACGTCCTGCCGACAGGCTTTATGAAGGTGCGCTACTATGGCTTCCTGAGCCCTACTTCCAAAGTTACACTTGATGAAGTACGGGCCAAAATCGAGCTTGCCTACGGGTTCGAAGTGGCCGAGCCGGCAGCCGAACTTGAACCACTGCAACCCATGAAGTGCCGTCAATGCGGCTGGACACTGAAATATATCTTCTTTATTCTGCCAAACCGCAATATACAAGGAGGACCGTCGGGCTAA
- a CDS encoding 4Fe-4S dicluster domain-containing protein has protein sequence MYSRMLVLRFPQDIVDRPIVCNLVREFDLSFNILKATILPGQDGLMIMELSGHRKNFNRGIKYLEECGVKIKTIGQDINRNMDKCLQCGACTAVCPTGALYIRRPEMEVCFEPEKCSGCELCVAACPVRAMEVHLRNASGF, from the coding sequence ATGTATTCACGCATGCTGGTGCTTCGCTTCCCGCAAGATATCGTAGATAGACCGATCGTCTGCAACCTGGTCAGGGAATTTGACCTCTCTTTCAACATCCTTAAGGCCACCATCCTGCCGGGGCAGGATGGCCTTATGATTATGGAGCTGAGCGGACATCGCAAGAATTTTAATCGGGGAATAAAGTATCTGGAAGAATGCGGGGTAAAAATAAAGACCATCGGTCAGGACATTAACCGCAATATGGACAAGTGTCTTCAATGCGGGGCCTGTACCGCCGTCTGCCCCACCGGGGCCCTCTATATTCGCCGTCCGGAGATGGAGGTATGCTTTGAACCGGAAAAATGCAGCGGTTGCGAACTCTGTGTGGCGGCCTGCCCGGTACGGGCCATGGAAGTTCATCTGCGCAATGCATCAGGTTTTTAG
- the mnmA gene encoding tRNA 2-thiouridine(34) synthase MnmA, translated as MRPIPFSMSRYPPQKRIAVALSGGIDSAVAAALLKEEGCDIFALHMLIPTDDMAVCAEKAGAVARRLNIPFYTVDVEKPFSEEVIHYFIDEYLRGRTPNPCVVCNRQIKLGVLLERALSLGAEKIATGHYARVIYNEEAGRFILRKGSDRAKDQSYFLCTLSQEQLARILLPLGEMSKTEARDYASRIRLKDLSERESQEVCFIPHGDYKEFLRERIPPDMANSGDIVDTEGRIMGKHRGIFNFTIGQRRGLGLPDATPFYVLGFNIEKKQVIIGKKEDLYRQDCMVEKINWVSTREITQALKVKTRIRYKHREAPAILTSVDAATVRVRFQEPQKAITPGQVAVFYKGDVVVGGGFIA; from the coding sequence TTGCGCCCCATCCCCTTCTCTATGAGCCGCTATCCCCCACAAAAAAGGATTGCCGTAGCCTTAAGCGGAGGCATAGACAGCGCCGTGGCCGCCGCCCTGCTTAAAGAGGAAGGATGCGATATCTTTGCCCTGCACATGTTGATCCCCACGGACGATATGGCCGTATGCGCCGAAAAAGCCGGGGCCGTAGCCCGGCGTCTCAATATCCCTTTTTACACCGTTGATGTGGAAAAGCCGTTCAGCGAAGAGGTCATCCATTATTTTATTGATGAATACCTGCGGGGCCGGACCCCCAACCCTTGCGTGGTCTGCAACCGGCAAATCAAACTGGGCGTCCTGCTGGAGAGGGCCTTATCTCTCGGCGCGGAAAAGATAGCTACCGGCCATTACGCCCGTGTGATATATAATGAGGAGGCTGGCCGGTTCATCCTGCGCAAGGGTTCCGACCGCGCCAAGGATCAGTCCTATTTTCTCTGCACGCTCAGCCAGGAACAACTGGCCCGAATCCTCCTTCCACTGGGAGAGATGTCTAAGACCGAAGCCAGAGATTATGCCTCCCGGATAAGGCTCAAAGACTTATCCGAACGTGAAAGCCAGGAGGTCTGTTTTATCCCCCATGGAGATTATAAAGAATTTCTGCGGGAACGAATACCGCCGGACATGGCTAATTCCGGCGATATCGTGGACACTGAAGGACGTATCATGGGGAAACACCGGGGCATTTTTAATTTCACCATCGGGCAGCGCCGGGGGCTTGGCCTGCCGGATGCGACTCCTTTTTACGTCCTGGGGTTTAATATTGAGAAAAAACAGGTTATTATCGGCAAGAAGGAAGACCTCTATCGCCAGGATTGCATGGTAGAAAAGATAAATTGGGTATCTACCCGGGAAATCACGCAGGCATTGAAGGTCAAAACGCGTATTCGTTATAAACACAGGGAAGCCCCTGCGATACTTACCTCTGTAGATGCGGCCACTGTCCGCGTCCGCTTTCAGGAACCGCAAAAGGCCATTACGCCGGGACAGGTAGCCGTTTTTTATAAAGGGGATGTGGTGGTAGGAGGCGGATTCATTGCCTGA
- the mtaB gene encoding tRNA (N(6)-L-threonylcarbamoyladenosine(37)-C(2))-methylthiotransferase MtaB, which yields MPEIQRIAIETLGCKVNQFESAAIEEQLRAKGHTIVPFSQPADAYIINTCTVTAKADFQSRQLIRRAMRTNPAARIIATGCYVQTASRELLEFCQAGNVCLVGNDRKFDLANYLSPHNPDNSFEIYVGAIEEVTDICPFTVEHFPRRTRAFLRIQDGCNAFCSYCIVPYARGRSRSLPPVEVLKQVARLVEGGYQEIVFSGINLGRYGRDLTPPASLYELLVSLEKVNGLRRIRISSIEPTEITKELVTFMAGSEVICPHFHIPLQSGSTETLKRMNRHYTAEFYKDMIGMIHDAIPMAAIGTDVMVGFPGEGEKEFKDTYDLLSELPITYLHVFRYSARRGTAACAFPESVNAKATTLRAGQLKEMGLLKKKTFYFRNLGQETSVLIEGRDRHSKLYKGLTPNYIPVLIDTKGVSISGMIDVKIERILSDQVIGVLL from the coding sequence TTGCCTGAAATACAGAGGATTGCCATTGAGACCCTGGGCTGTAAGGTCAATCAATTTGAATCGGCAGCCATAGAAGAACAGCTCAGGGCCAAAGGTCATACTATAGTCCCGTTTTCGCAGCCGGCCGACGCATACATCATAAACACGTGCACGGTCACGGCCAAAGCGGATTTTCAGTCCAGACAGCTCATCCGCCGGGCCATGCGCACCAATCCTGCCGCCAGGATTATCGCCACCGGCTGCTATGTCCAGACGGCCAGCCGGGAACTGTTGGAATTCTGCCAGGCCGGCAATGTCTGTCTGGTTGGAAATGACCGGAAATTTGACCTGGCAAACTACCTCAGCCCGCATAACCCGGATAACTCCTTTGAAATCTACGTGGGGGCTATAGAAGAGGTAACAGATATCTGCCCCTTCACCGTCGAACATTTCCCGCGGCGCACCAGGGCCTTTCTCCGAATACAGGACGGCTGCAATGCCTTTTGCTCCTATTGTATCGTCCCCTATGCCCGGGGGCGCAGCCGCAGCCTGCCGCCGGTTGAGGTGCTTAAACAAGTGGCGCGGCTTGTGGAGGGCGGCTATCAAGAAATAGTCTTTAGCGGCATCAACCTGGGACGGTACGGCCGGGATCTCACCCCGCCGGCCTCGCTCTATGAACTTCTGGTGTCGTTGGAAAAGGTAAATGGGCTTCGTAGAATCCGCATCAGCTCGATCGAACCCACGGAGATAACAAAAGAACTGGTGACATTCATGGCCGGATCAGAGGTCATCTGTCCCCACTTCCACATCCCCCTGCAAAGTGGAAGTACAGAGACGTTAAAAAGGATGAACCGCCATTACACCGCGGAATTTTATAAGGATATGATCGGCATGATTCATGATGCCATACCTATGGCAGCCATAGGCACGGATGTAATGGTCGGCTTTCCGGGAGAGGGGGAAAAGGAGTTTAAAGATACCTATGATCTCTTATCCGAATTGCCCATAACCTATCTGCACGTATTCCGCTATTCCGCCCGTCGGGGAACCGCTGCCTGTGCCTTTCCGGAAAGCGTAAACGCAAAGGCAACCACTCTGAGGGCCGGACAGCTTAAGGAGATGGGGCTTCTCAAAAAGAAGACATTCTATTTTCGAAACCTGGGACAAGAGACCAGCGTTCTAATCGAGGGCCGGGACAGGCATTCTAAACTTTATAAAGGGCTTACGCCCAATTACATCCCGGTTTTGATAGACACAAAAGGTGTATCTATCAGCGGGATGATAGACGTAAAAATCGAACGCATCCTGAGCGACCAAGTTATCGGTGTTCTTCTGTAA
- a CDS encoding thermonuclease family protein, whose amino-acid sequence MRDKRKKVCFVVCLFVLWAHLFSAPVLADMVATVVWVFDGDTIKLSNGARVRYAGVNTPEVAHDGQPAQPLADEACLLNRRLTRGRQVRIQIDKEKYDQYGRLLAYVFLPDGTFVNSALVEKGLAMVYTTPPNVRYDQDLLTLQRRAMRERVGLWASADPGKEPFYIGNTRSRRFHSPSCHLGQKTGRRNKVIYRNRLEAFYDGLSPCKKCNP is encoded by the coding sequence ATGAGAGATAAACGCAAAAAAGTCTGTTTCGTTGTCTGTCTCTTTGTCCTTTGGGCCCATCTTTTCAGCGCTCCTGTCCTGGCCGACATGGTGGCCACGGTGGTCTGGGTGTTCGATGGAGATACTATAAAGCTTTCAAACGGCGCCAGGGTGCGCTATGCAGGCGTAAACACCCCGGAAGTGGCCCACGATGGGCAGCCGGCACAGCCATTAGCCGATGAGGCCTGCCTTTTGAACAGGCGTCTGACGCGGGGCAGGCAGGTACGGATCCAGATTGACAAGGAGAAGTATGACCAGTACGGGCGATTGCTGGCTTATGTCTTTTTGCCGGACGGGACCTTTGTTAATAGCGCTTTGGTGGAAAAGGGGCTGGCCATGGTATATACAACCCCGCCCAATGTGAGATATGACCAGGACCTGTTAACCCTGCAGCGCCGGGCCATGCGTGAAAGGGTGGGCCTTTGGGCCTCGGCCGACCCCGGCAAGGAACCCTTTTACATCGGCAATACGCGGTCGCGTCGCTTTCATAGCCCGTCCTGCCATCTTGGCCAAAAGACAGGCCGGCGTAACAAGGTCATCTACCGGAACCGTCTGGAGGCATTCTATGATGGGTTAAGTCCGTGTAAAAAGTGCAATCCCTGA
- a CDS encoding phosphoribosylaminoimidazolesuccinocarboxamide synthase: protein MAAGAVFETHIEGLPLFNRGKVRDVYDAGEHLLIVATDRLSAFDVVMPNPIPDKGRILTRISLYWFRELADIAPNHLISGEVKDFPAVCRKYAEILAGRTMLVKKAKPLPVECIVRGYLSGSGWKEYRKTGAVCGITLPKGLTESAKLPEPIFTPSTKAEAGTHDQNISFPEVENLIGKEMAAKIAQISLRLYKKASSLAEKKGIIIADTKFEFGLTGENLMLIDEVLTPDSSRFWPQDQYQPGQGQPSFDKQFARDYLLSLHWDQKPPAPELPPEIIAKTRSKYIEAFERLTGKKFV, encoded by the coding sequence ATGGCTGCTGGCGCTGTTTTTGAGACACATATTGAAGGGCTGCCCCTTTTCAACCGGGGCAAGGTGCGCGACGTCTATGATGCCGGCGAACACCTGCTCATCGTGGCTACAGACCGGCTTTCGGCCTTTGATGTGGTGATGCCCAACCCCATACCGGACAAGGGCCGCATCTTAACCCGGATATCGCTTTATTGGTTCCGGGAACTGGCCGACATAGCGCCCAATCACCTGATCTCAGGCGAGGTAAAAGACTTTCCGGCCGTATGCCGTAAATATGCCGAAATCCTTGCCGGCCGTACCATGCTGGTCAAGAAGGCCAAGCCCCTCCCCGTAGAGTGCATTGTGCGTGGTTACCTGTCGGGCTCGGGGTGGAAAGAGTACCGGAAGACGGGAGCGGTATGCGGTATAACCCTGCCCAAAGGGCTTACGGAATCGGCCAAACTGCCGGAGCCGATTTTTACCCCTTCGACCAAGGCCGAGGCCGGTACGCATGATCAGAATATCTCTTTTCCCGAAGTCGAGAACCTGATCGGAAAAGAGATGGCCGCCAAAATTGCGCAAATAAGCCTGCGGCTATATAAAAAGGCGTCCTCCCTGGCCGAGAAGAAAGGGATTATTATAGCCGATACCAAATTTGAATTTGGGTTGACAGGTGAAAACCTGATGCTGATTGACGAGGTCCTGACGCCCGATTCCTCACGTTTCTGGCCGCAGGATCAATATCAACCCGGCCAGGGTCAACCCAGTTTTGACAAACAATTCGCCCGTGATTATCTGTTGTCACTCCATTGGGACCAGAAACCACCGGCCCCTGAGCTGCCTCCGGAGATAATAGCAAAGACCAGGTCCAAGTATATCGAGGCCTTCGAGCGGCTTACCGGCAAAAAATTTGTTTAA
- a CDS encoding Rho termination factor N-terminal domain-containing protein — MGKKEKEMKEKPLESMTVKDLREIALQIPDIVGVHGMNKDEVVAAIKKARGITDEPKKKPAATMREIKAKAKELRAKLVAAHESGDKKKACINRRRISRLKKKTR; from the coding sequence ATGGGAAAGAAAGAAAAAGAAATGAAGGAAAAACCGCTTGAGTCCATGACCGTTAAGGATCTCCGGGAGATCGCCTTGCAGATCCCTGATATTGTCGGCGTTCACGGAATGAATAAGGACGAGGTTGTCGCGGCTATCAAAAAGGCGCGCGGCATTACGGATGAGCCCAAGAAAAAGCCTGCCGCCACTATGCGCGAGATAAAGGCCAAGGCTAAGGAGTTGCGGGCCAAGCTTGTGGCCGCTCATGAAAGCGGAGACAAGAAAAAGGCCTGTATTAATCGCCGCCGCATAAGCCGTCTCAAGAAAAAGACCCGCTGA
- a CDS encoding UDP-glucose/GDP-mannose dehydrogenase family protein: MHITVIGTGYVGLVTGAGLADFGLQVICVDQDKDKIKRLKKGEIPFYEPGLEELVSKNVKNGRLSFTTDMKTSVRQSLVIFIAVGTPDDGQGQPDLSQIEAVAGEMAEAIDDYKVIVIKSTVPVGTNRWIKGVISASGGKKGIKVDVVSNPEFLREGSAIEDFMRPNRVVLGSDSAEALAVVKDIYRPLYLIETPFVITGLETAELIKYASNAFLATKISFINEVANLCEKLGADVHHVARAMGLDGRIGPKFLHPGPGYGGSCFPKDTLALAHLGRKQGSPLSIVETVIEVNQRQRARMVNKIETALGSLKGKTVGVLGLTFKPNTSDVRESPAIDIVRILLEKGAKVRAYDPAGVDEFKKAVTGRNLSFCQDAYRAAKGADALVFLTEWNELRNLDLKKLRKIIAQPLILDLRNIYDSGKMRELGYTYIGVGRGI, encoded by the coding sequence ATGCACATTACCGTGATTGGCACCGGCTACGTGGGACTGGTCACCGGCGCAGGGTTGGCTGACTTTGGGTTGCAGGTTATCTGCGTCGATCAGGACAAGGACAAGATTAAAAGGCTCAAAAAGGGCGAGATACCTTTTTACGAACCGGGGCTGGAAGAGTTGGTCTCCAAGAATGTAAAAAATGGCCGCCTTTCTTTTACCACGGATATGAAGACCTCGGTAAGGCAGTCTCTGGTCATATTTATTGCCGTGGGCACGCCGGATGACGGGCAGGGACAACCGGATCTCTCACAGATAGAAGCGGTGGCCGGAGAAATGGCAGAGGCAATCGACGACTATAAGGTAATCGTTATCAAAAGTACGGTACCGGTGGGGACTAACCGTTGGATTAAAGGGGTTATCTCCGCCTCAGGCGGGAAAAAAGGCATTAAAGTGGACGTCGTGTCAAATCCGGAATTCCTGCGTGAGGGATCAGCCATTGAAGATTTTATGCGTCCCAACCGGGTGGTTCTTGGTTCTGACAGCGCCGAGGCCCTGGCCGTTGTAAAGGATATTTACCGGCCTCTCTATCTGATCGAAACTCCCTTTGTTATAACCGGCCTGGAAACCGCCGAGTTGATTAAATACGCTTCAAATGCCTTTCTGGCGACAAAGATATCATTTATCAATGAAGTGGCGAATCTTTGTGAAAAGCTCGGAGCGGATGTGCATCACGTAGCCAGGGCCATGGGCCTGGACGGTCGGATAGGGCCGAAATTCTTACATCCGGGGCCGGGCTATGGAGGCTCTTGTTTCCCCAAGGATACACTGGCACTTGCCCACCTGGGAAGAAAGCAGGGCAGTCCGCTCAGTATTGTTGAGACCGTGATTGAAGTAAACCAAAGGCAGCGGGCCCGGATGGTCAATAAGATTGAGACAGCGCTGGGCTCCTTGAAGGGGAAAACAGTCGGTGTACTGGGTCTTACTTTTAAACCCAACACCAGCGATGTACGGGAATCTCCGGCTATTGACATAGTCAGAATATTGCTGGAAAAGGGGGCAAAGGTAAGAGCCTATGATCCGGCCGGCGTGGATGAGTTTAAGAAGGCGGTAACCGGCAGAAACCTTTCCTTTTGCCAGGATGCCTACCGGGCGGCAAAAGGGGCAGACGCCCTTGTGTTTCTTACGGAATGGAACGAGTTAAGGAACCTGGACCTGAAAAAGCTCCGGAAGATAATAGCCCAGCCCCTGATCCTGGATTTACGAAATATCTATGACTCGGGGAAAATGCGCGAACTTGGCTACACTTATATCGGTGTTGGCCGGGGTATATAG